The following proteins are co-located in the Pseudomonas cavernae genome:
- the rfbD gene encoding dTDP-4-dehydrorhamnose reductase has product MRVLVTGARGQVGHELLRHVPDGFAAQGLSSAELDISDAAQVAETVKRLRPQLIINAAAYTAVDKAESEPERAYAVNRDGVAHLARAAADSGIPLLHISTDYVFAGDADRPYRETDPTAPSGVYGASKLAGELALAEHCPQHLVLRTSWVFGAHGNNFVKTMLRLGREREELAVVADQRGCPTSAASIAAALWQLAGQYRNAGALRWGVYHFSGAPACSWHEFAVEIFRQAHALGLLARAPRVKAIATRDYPTAAKRPAWSVLDCSQLIHSHGISPADWRQDLHRVLQELGALDA; this is encoded by the coding sequence ATGCGGGTTCTTGTCACGGGAGCCCGCGGCCAGGTCGGGCATGAGCTGCTGCGCCATGTGCCGGATGGCTTTGCCGCGCAGGGCTTGAGCTCGGCCGAGCTGGATATCAGCGACGCGGCCCAGGTGGCAGAAACCGTCAAGCGCTTGCGCCCGCAGCTGATCATCAACGCCGCGGCCTATACCGCGGTGGACAAAGCGGAAAGCGAGCCCGAGCGCGCCTATGCGGTCAACCGGGATGGCGTCGCCCACCTGGCGCGGGCCGCGGCGGACAGCGGTATCCCGCTCCTGCATATCTCCACCGACTATGTGTTTGCCGGCGACGCCGACCGGCCGTACCGGGAAACCGATCCGACCGCCCCGAGCGGCGTGTATGGCGCCAGCAAGCTGGCCGGCGAACTGGCGCTGGCCGAACACTGCCCGCAGCATCTGGTGCTGCGCACCAGCTGGGTGTTTGGCGCGCACGGCAACAACTTCGTCAAGACCATGCTGCGCCTGGGCCGCGAGCGGGAAGAGCTGGCCGTGGTAGCCGATCAACGCGGCTGCCCGACTTCGGCTGCCAGCATCGCCGCAGCCCTCTGGCAGCTGGCCGGGCAATACCGCAACGCTGGTGCGCTGCGCTGGGGTGTTTATCACTTCAGCGGGGCACCGGCCTGTAGCTGGCATGAGTTCGCCGTGGAAATCTTCCGCCAGGCTCACGCCCTGGGGCTGCTGGCCAGAGCGCCGCGGGTGAAGGCCATCGCGACCCGCGACTACCCGACAGCGGCCAAGCGCCCAGCCTGGTCGGTGCTGGATTGCAGCCAGCTTATCCACAGCCATGGCATTTCCCCAGCCGACTGGCGCCAAGATCTACATCGCGTGCTGCAGGAGCTGGGAGCGCTCGACGCTTAA
- the sutA gene encoding transcriptional regulator SutA yields MSDEDLEQDELDGGGEDDGEELAAADDGDTEVDESDDSGEAPVKPGKKAKAAVDIDELPSIEAKQKERDALERAMQEFLARGGKVQEVEPNVVADPPKKPDSKYGSRPI; encoded by the coding sequence ATGAGCGACGAAGATCTGGAACAAGACGAACTGGACGGTGGCGGCGAGGACGACGGCGAGGAGCTGGCAGCTGCCGATGACGGCGATACCGAGGTAGATGAGAGCGACGACAGCGGCGAAGCGCCGGTCAAACCCGGAAAGAAAGCCAAGGCGGCGGTGGACATCGATGAACTGCCCAGCATCGAGGCCAAGCAGAAAGAGCGCGATGCTCTGGAGCGGGCCATGCAGGAGTTCCTCGCCCGCGGTGGCAAGGTCCAGGAAGTTGAGCCCAACGTGGTAGCCGACCCGCCGAAGAAGCCGGACAGCAAGTACGGCAGCCGGCCCATCTGA
- a CDS encoding secondary thiamine-phosphate synthase enzyme YjbQ, whose product MWQQRLISLAARPRGFHLISDEIVAALSELRTCRIGLLHLWLRHTSASLSINENADPAVRRDFERFFNRLVPQEAPGYEHNDEGPDDLPAHFKASLLGCQLSLPVADGRLALGAWQGIYLGEHCDQAGVRQVLATLHGEAI is encoded by the coding sequence ATGTGGCAGCAGCGTTTGATCAGCTTGGCTGCCCGCCCGCGCGGCTTTCACCTGATCAGCGATGAAATAGTCGCGGCCCTGTCGGAACTGCGCACTTGCCGCATCGGTCTGTTACACCTGTGGCTGCGCCATACCTCGGCCTCGCTGAGCATCAACGAGAATGCCGATCCGGCGGTGCGCCGTGACTTCGAGCGGTTCTTCAACCGTCTGGTGCCGCAAGAGGCTCCCGGTTACGAGCACAACGACGAAGGCCCGGACGACCTGCCGGCGCACTTCAAGGCCAGCCTGCTGGGCTGCCAGCTGAGCCTGCCGGTGGCGGACGGGCGTCTGGCGTTGGGTGCCTGGCAAGGCATCTACCTCGGCGAACACTGCGATCAGGCGGGAGTGCGTCAGGTTCTCGCCACCCTGCATGGCGAGGCCATTTGA
- a CDS encoding ammonium transporter gives MTLRKLAGLGALLSLVTPGLAMAADEVVLNSGDTAWMIVATALVLFMTIPGLALFYGGMVRSKNVLSVMMQCFAITGLISILWVVYGYSITFDVTGMEQGVVNFNSFIGGLSKAFLAGVTPASLTYAIPESVFIVFQMTFAIITPALIVGAFAERMKFSAMLVFMAVWFTLVYAPIAHMVWSGNGGLMWDWGVLDFAGGTVVHINAGIAGLVACLVLGKRKGYPTTPMAPHNLGFTLIGAAMLWIGWFGFNAGSAVAANGTAGMAMLVTQIATAAAALSWMFAEWITHGKPSALGIASGVVAGLVAITPAAGTVGPMGALVIGLAAGVICYFCATSLKRKLGYDDSLDAFGVHGIGGIVGALLTGVFAAPALGGFGTVYSEENSILDQFITQFQGVAFTVVYTAIVTFVILKVLDLVMGLRISEEEETVGLDLAQHNERGYNL, from the coding sequence ATGACTCTGCGTAAACTCGCAGGGCTAGGAGCCCTGTTGTCCCTCGTTACCCCTGGCCTGGCCATGGCGGCCGACGAGGTTGTGCTGAACAGCGGCGATACCGCGTGGATGATCGTCGCCACCGCACTCGTGCTGTTCATGACCATCCCCGGCCTGGCGCTGTTCTACGGCGGCATGGTGCGGTCCAAGAACGTGCTGTCGGTGATGATGCAATGCTTCGCCATCACCGGCCTGATCAGCATTCTGTGGGTCGTCTACGGCTACAGCATCACCTTCGACGTCACCGGTATGGAACAGGGTGTCGTCAACTTCAATTCCTTCATCGGCGGCTTGTCCAAAGCCTTCCTCGCCGGCGTCACGCCAGCCAGCCTGACTTATGCCATCCCGGAAAGCGTGTTCATCGTCTTCCAGATGACCTTTGCGATCATCACCCCGGCGCTGATCGTCGGTGCCTTTGCCGAGCGCATGAAGTTCTCCGCCATGCTGGTCTTCATGGCCGTGTGGTTCACCCTGGTGTATGCACCCATTGCCCATATGGTGTGGAGCGGCAACGGCGGCCTGATGTGGGACTGGGGCGTGCTGGACTTCGCCGGTGGCACCGTGGTGCATATCAACGCCGGTATCGCCGGCCTGGTCGCCTGCCTGGTGTTGGGCAAGCGTAAAGGCTACCCGACCACCCCGATGGCGCCGCACAACCTCGGTTTTACCCTGATCGGTGCCGCCATGCTGTGGATTGGCTGGTTCGGCTTCAACGCCGGCTCCGCGGTCGCGGCCAACGGCACCGCCGGCATGGCCATGCTGGTGACTCAGATCGCCACCGCCGCCGCCGCGCTGAGCTGGATGTTCGCCGAGTGGATCACCCACGGTAAACCGAGCGCCCTGGGCATCGCTTCCGGTGTGGTCGCCGGCCTGGTGGCCATCACCCCGGCTGCCGGCACCGTCGGCCCGATGGGCGCCCTGGTGATCGGTCTGGCCGCCGGTGTGATCTGCTACTTCTGCGCCACCAGCCTCAAGCGCAAGCTTGGCTACGACGACTCCCTGGACGCCTTCGGCGTGCACGGCATCGGCGGTATCGTCGGCGCGCTGCTGACCGGTGTGTTCGCGGCGCCGGCACTGGGCGGCTTCGGCACCGTGTACTCGGAAGAGAACAGCATCCTGGATCAGTTCATTACTCAGTTCCAGGGCGTCGCTTTCACCGTGGTCTACACCGCCATCGTCACCTTCGTGATCCTGAAAGTGCTGGATCTGGTGATGGGCCTGCGCATCAGCGAAGAAGAAGAGACCGTCGGTCTCGACCTGGCACAGCACAACGAGCGTGGCTACAACCTCTAA
- the glnK gene encoding P-II family nitrogen regulator: MKLVTAIIKPFKLDDVRESLSEIGVQGITVTEVKGFGRQKGHTELYRGAEYVVDFLPKVKIDVAIADDQLDRVIEAITKAANTGKIGDGKIFVVNLEQAIRIRTGETDTDAI, translated from the coding sequence ATGAAGCTAGTCACTGCCATCATCAAGCCGTTCAAGCTCGACGACGTGCGCGAGTCGTTGTCCGAGATCGGCGTGCAGGGCATTACCGTCACTGAAGTCAAAGGCTTTGGGCGGCAGAAGGGCCACACAGAACTGTATCGCGGCGCCGAATATGTCGTCGACTTCCTGCCCAAGGTGAAGATCGACGTGGCCATCGCCGACGATCAGCTGGATCGCGTCATCGAAGCCATCACCAAGGCGGCCAACACCGGCAAGATCGGTGACGGCAAGATCTTCGTGGTCAATCTGGAACAGGCCATCCGCATCCGTACCGGCGAAACCGACACAGACGCAATCTAA
- a CDS encoding accessory factor UbiK family protein, with the protein MLPPKSLLDALSTHAARLFGGDSPLPRAELESQFKALLQSAFSKLDLVSRDEFDSQMAVLARTRARLEALEAKVAELEAKQNPPAS; encoded by the coding sequence ATGCTGCCACCCAAATCCCTGCTCGACGCCCTCAGCACCCACGCCGCGCGCCTGTTCGGCGGCGACAGCCCGTTGCCGCGCGCGGAGCTGGAAAGCCAGTTCAAGGCCCTGCTGCAGAGCGCGTTCAGCAAGCTGGATCTGGTCAGCCGCGACGAGTTCGACAGCCAGATGGCCGTGCTGGCGCGCACCCGCGCGCGCCTGGAGGCACTGGAGGCCAAGGTCGCCGAGCTGGAAGCCAAGCAGAATCCACCCGCCAGCTAA
- a CDS encoding YifB family Mg chelatase-like AAA ATPase: MSLAIVHSRALVGVEAPAVSVEAHLANGLPALALVGLPETSVKESKDRVRSAILNCGFDFPPRRITLNLAPADLPKDGGRFDLAIALGILAASGQIPAAALSESECLGELALSGALRPVQGVLPAALAARAAGRTLIVPKANAEEASLASGLSVLAAEHLLELAAHFNGSQPLAPYQAQGLLRQTPPYPDLAEVQGQQAAKRALLVAASGGHNLLLSGPPGTGKTLLASRLPGLLPPLDETEALEVAAIHSVAIHAPLEAWPQRPFRQPHHSASGPALVGGGSRPQPGEITLAHQGVLFLDELPEFDRKVLEVLREPLESGHIVIARARDKVRFPARFQLVAAMNPCPCGYLHDPSGRCRCTPEQIQRYRGKLSGPLLDRIDLHLTVARESTSLQAPAEPGQDSASVAARVAAARQRQLRRQGCANAVLDLTGLRQHCSLRADDQGWLEQACERLNLSLRAAHRLLKVARTLADLDQQDAIGRPHLAEALQYRPSAAP; the protein is encoded by the coding sequence ATGTCCCTGGCCATCGTCCACAGCCGCGCACTGGTCGGCGTCGAAGCGCCGGCCGTCAGCGTCGAAGCCCATCTGGCCAACGGCCTGCCCGCACTGGCGCTGGTCGGCCTGCCGGAAACCAGCGTCAAGGAAAGCAAGGACCGCGTGCGCAGCGCGATCCTCAACTGCGGTTTCGATTTTCCGCCACGGCGCATCACCCTCAACCTGGCGCCTGCCGACCTACCCAAGGACGGCGGGCGTTTCGACCTGGCCATCGCCCTCGGCATCCTCGCCGCCAGCGGCCAGATTCCCGCCGCGGCGCTGAGCGAAAGCGAATGCCTCGGCGAACTGGCGCTGTCCGGCGCGCTGCGCCCGGTGCAGGGCGTGCTGCCGGCCGCCTTGGCCGCACGCGCGGCGGGACGCACCCTGATAGTGCCGAAAGCCAATGCCGAGGAAGCCAGCCTGGCCTCGGGACTCAGCGTACTGGCCGCCGAGCATCTGCTGGAACTGGCGGCCCACTTCAACGGCAGCCAGCCGCTCGCGCCCTATCAGGCCCAGGGCCTGTTGCGGCAGACGCCGCCCTACCCGGACCTCGCCGAGGTGCAGGGCCAGCAAGCGGCCAAGCGCGCCCTGCTGGTCGCCGCCAGTGGCGGCCATAACCTGTTGCTCAGTGGCCCGCCGGGCACCGGCAAGACCCTGCTGGCCAGCCGCCTGCCCGGCCTGCTACCGCCGCTGGACGAAACGGAAGCCCTGGAGGTCGCCGCGATCCATTCGGTGGCTATCCATGCGCCGCTGGAGGCCTGGCCGCAGCGACCGTTTCGCCAGCCGCATCACAGTGCCTCGGGGCCGGCGCTGGTCGGTGGCGGCAGCCGCCCGCAGCCGGGCGAAATCACCCTGGCGCACCAGGGCGTGCTGTTTCTCGACGAGCTGCCGGAGTTCGACCGCAAGGTGCTGGAGGTGCTGCGCGAGCCGCTGGAAAGCGGCCATATCGTCATCGCTCGGGCCCGCGACAAGGTGCGCTTCCCGGCGCGCTTCCAGCTGGTGGCGGCGATGAACCCCTGCCCCTGCGGCTACCTGCACGACCCCAGCGGGCGCTGCCGCTGCACCCCGGAACAGATTCAGCGCTACCGCGGCAAGCTGTCCGGGCCACTGCTCGACCGCATCGACCTGCACCTCACCGTGGCGCGCGAGAGCACCTCGCTGCAGGCCCCCGCCGAACCCGGCCAGGACAGCGCCAGCGTCGCCGCCCGGGTCGCCGCCGCGCGTCAGCGCCAACTGCGCCGCCAGGGCTGCGCCAACGCCGTGCTCGACCTGACTGGCCTGCGTCAGCACTGCAGCTTGCGAGCCGACGACCAAGGCTGGCTGGAGCAGGCCTGCGAGCGCCTCAACCTGTCGCTGCGCGCCGCCCACCGGCTGCTCAAGGTCGCACGTACCCTGGCCGATCTCGACCAACAGGACGCCATCGGCCGGCCGCATCTGGCCGAGGCGCTGCAGTACCGGCCAAGCGCGGCGCCGTGA
- a CDS encoding SRPBCC family protein — protein sequence MATLLIVMVLVLVGLALWIARRPDHFHVERSALIPAPPEAVFAQINDFHHWHQWSPFARDPDMRVEYLGSASGEGALYRWAGNKEVGEGSATIVESRPGQLVRMQLEFLKPFRASSVATFQLRPEGAGTRVVWGLDGRNNFIAKAMGLLFDPDKMCGGAFEQGLEQLRARVTAAPEGVQIARM from the coding sequence ATGGCAACCCTACTGATCGTCATGGTGCTCGTGCTCGTCGGCCTGGCTCTCTGGATCGCCCGGCGGCCGGACCACTTCCATGTCGAACGCTCGGCGCTGATCCCCGCGCCGCCCGAGGCGGTGTTCGCGCAGATCAACGACTTCCACCACTGGCACCAGTGGTCACCGTTCGCCCGCGACCCCGACATGCGTGTCGAATACCTGGGCTCGGCGAGCGGCGAGGGCGCGCTGTACCGCTGGGCCGGCAACAAGGAGGTCGGCGAAGGCAGCGCCACCATCGTCGAGAGCCGGCCAGGCCAGCTGGTGCGCATGCAACTGGAATTCCTCAAGCCGTTCCGCGCCAGCAGCGTCGCCACCTTTCAGTTGCGCCCGGAAGGCGCTGGCACGCGCGTGGTGTGGGGGCTGGACGGACGCAACAACTTCATCGCCAAGGCCATGGGCCTGCTGTTCGATCCGGACAAGATGTGCGGCGGCGCGTTCGAGCAAGGCCTGGAGCAGTTGCGCGCGCGGGTCACGGCGGCGCCGGAGGGTGTGCAGATAGCCCGGATGTAA
- a CDS encoding YybH family protein, with amino-acid sequence MNTATQLKNDHDQIHELLDTWVKGFLAKDVATVISTYAEDIIAFDAIAQLQFKGREAYRKHWQACMAMCPGKPTYEVREQHIDISGDLGLAHYLCYCGGTDANGQPQGCWMRVTQGFRKQAGRWLIVHEHFSMPFDMESGKAIFDAQP; translated from the coding sequence ATGAATACCGCCACCCAACTCAAGAACGACCACGACCAGATTCACGAACTGCTCGACACCTGGGTCAAAGGCTTCCTGGCCAAGGACGTGGCCACCGTCATCTCCACCTACGCCGAGGACATCATCGCCTTCGATGCCATCGCCCAGCTGCAATTCAAAGGCCGTGAGGCCTATCGGAAGCACTGGCAAGCGTGCATGGCGATGTGCCCCGGCAAGCCGACCTACGAGGTGCGCGAGCAGCACATCGACATCAGCGGCGACCTGGGACTTGCCCATTACCTATGCTATTGCGGCGGCACCGATGCCAACGGCCAACCTCAGGGTTGCTGGATGCGCGTGACTCAGGGATTCCGCAAGCAGGCCGGGCGCTGGCTGATCGTCCATGAGCATTTCTCTATGCCGTTCGACATGGAAAGCGGCAAGGCGATTTTCGATGCCCAACCCTGA
- a CDS encoding DUF899 domain-containing protein yields MKPSDYPKIAGRAEWLQARLALLAKEKAFTHERDRLNAERRKLPMVAVDKDYRFQGPQGEVRLLDLFDGRSQLIVYHYMFHRDRGEGCPGCSYLVDNIGHQAHLHARDTNLVLVSRAPLAELEAFKRRMGWNLPWYSSFGSPFNYDFHVSLDERVVPVQYNYRDKAELKRLGLDYHLEGEQPGLSVFLRDGERVFHSYSSYGRGLDLLDGTSNYLDLTPFGRLEGWDGMPDLGGQGKFWAKLHDRYDETPAVAHDCCATAKAKAN; encoded by the coding sequence ATGAAACCCAGTGATTATCCGAAGATCGCCGGCCGCGCCGAATGGCTGCAGGCGCGCCTGGCCCTGCTGGCCAAGGAAAAGGCCTTCACCCATGAACGCGACCGCTTGAATGCCGAGCGCCGCAAGCTGCCGATGGTCGCCGTAGACAAGGATTACCGCTTCCAGGGGCCGCAGGGTGAGGTGCGCCTGCTCGATCTGTTCGACGGCCGCAGCCAGCTGATCGTCTACCACTACATGTTCCACCGCGACCGTGGCGAAGGCTGCCCAGGCTGCTCCTACCTGGTCGACAACATCGGCCACCAGGCCCACCTGCATGCCCGCGACACCAATCTGGTGCTGGTCTCGCGCGCACCGTTGGCGGAGCTGGAGGCGTTCAAACGGCGCATGGGCTGGAACCTGCCCTGGTACTCGTCGTTCGGCAGCCCGTTCAACTACGACTTCCACGTCAGCCTCGACGAGCGCGTGGTGCCGGTGCAGTACAACTACCGTGACAAGGCCGAGCTCAAGCGCCTCGGTCTGGACTATCACCTCGAGGGCGAGCAGCCCGGCCTCAGCGTGTTCCTGCGCGACGGCGAGCGGGTGTTCCACAGCTACTCCAGCTACGGGCGTGGCCTGGACTTGCTCGATGGCACCTCCAACTACCTCGACCTCACGCCCTTCGGCCGCCTGGAAGGCTGGGACGGCATGCCCGACCTGGGCGGCCAAGGGAAATTCTGGGCCAAGTTGCACGACCGTTACGACGAAACCCCCGCCGTGGCGCACGACTGCTGCGCCACGGCCAAAGCCAAAGCCAACTGA
- a CDS encoding YciI family protein: MKYLLLVYGDESLMHSLPDSPHDAECNDYCESVRASGRLLAAEALEPVRSATTVRLRGGKQSITDGPFAETKEQLAGFYLVEARDLNEALQVAGKIPAARVGSVEVRPVRQLQI, from the coding sequence ATGAAATACCTGCTGCTGGTCTACGGCGACGAAAGCCTCATGCACAGCCTGCCCGACAGCCCGCACGACGCCGAGTGCAACGACTACTGCGAATCGGTGCGCGCCAGCGGCCGGCTGCTCGCCGCCGAGGCCCTGGAACCGGTGCGCAGCGCCACCACCGTGCGTCTGCGCGGCGGCAAGCAGTCGATCACCGACGGCCCGTTCGCCGAGACCAAGGAGCAGCTGGCCGGCTTCTACCTAGTCGAGGCGCGCGATCTCAACGAGGCGCTGCAGGTCGCCGGCAAGATCCCGGCGGCGCGGGTCGGCAGCGTCGAAGTGCGCCCCGTGCGCCAACTGCAGATCTGA
- a CDS encoding RNA polymerase sigma factor produces the protein MHQNAASLHATLETLYRNESRRVLATLIRLLGDFDLAEEALHEAFRAAMEQWPGAGVPANPRAWLVSAGRFKAIDGLRRQARFQTLETLGDSLEPVDAAEVWDGEHLEDDRLRLIFTCCHPALAADAQVALTLREVCDLTTEEIARAFLCPPSTVAQRIVRAKAKIREAHIPYEVPGRGELAERLEAVFRVVYLVFNEGYFASSGESLTRSQLSAEAIRLGRLLLELLPEPEAQGLLALMLLHEARRPARTSASGEPVLLEEQDRSLWDPALIAEGDELVLAALRSRRFGPYSLQAAIAAVHAEAPSAAATDWAQIVGLYDALLRLAPSPVVALNRAVALAMRDGPAAGLALVNALLAGGELDDYHLAHAARADLCRRLGRVDEARAAYQRALQLSQQGADRQFLERRLAELADG, from the coding sequence ATGCATCAGAACGCCGCCAGCCTGCACGCCACGCTGGAGACTCTGTATCGCAACGAATCGCGGCGGGTGCTGGCCACCCTGATCCGCCTGCTGGGGGATTTCGACCTGGCCGAGGAGGCCCTGCACGAGGCTTTCCGTGCGGCCATGGAGCAGTGGCCGGGCGCTGGCGTGCCGGCCAATCCGCGCGCCTGGCTGGTCTCCGCCGGGCGCTTCAAGGCGATCGATGGGCTGCGTCGACAGGCACGCTTCCAGACCCTGGAGACCCTCGGCGATAGCCTCGAGCCGGTCGATGCCGCCGAAGTTTGGGACGGCGAGCATCTGGAAGACGACCGTTTGCGCCTGATCTTCACCTGCTGTCACCCGGCTCTGGCGGCCGACGCTCAGGTGGCGTTGACCCTGCGCGAGGTCTGCGACCTGACGACCGAGGAAATCGCCCGCGCTTTCCTTTGTCCGCCGAGCACCGTGGCACAGCGCATCGTGCGCGCCAAGGCGAAGATCCGCGAGGCACACATTCCCTACGAGGTGCCCGGTCGCGGCGAGTTGGCCGAGCGCCTGGAGGCGGTGTTTCGGGTGGTCTACCTGGTGTTCAACGAGGGCTATTTCGCCAGCTCCGGCGAGTCGCTGACCCGCAGCCAGTTGTCCGCCGAGGCGATCCGCCTGGGCCGCCTCTTGCTCGAACTGTTGCCCGAACCGGAGGCCCAGGGCCTGCTGGCGCTGATGCTGCTGCACGAGGCGCGGCGCCCGGCACGGACCTCGGCCAGCGGCGAGCCGGTGCTGCTCGAGGAGCAGGACCGCAGCCTGTGGGACCCGGCGCTGATCGCCGAGGGCGATGAGCTGGTCCTCGCCGCGCTGCGTTCGCGGCGCTTCGGCCCCTACAGCCTGCAGGCGGCGATTGCCGCCGTGCATGCCGAGGCGCCGAGTGCCGCGGCCACCGACTGGGCGCAGATCGTCGGCCTCTACGACGCCCTGCTGCGCCTCGCGCCCTCGCCGGTGGTGGCGCTCAACCGCGCGGTGGCGTTGGCCATGCGCGACGGTCCGGCGGCCGGGTTGGCGCTGGTCAACGCGCTGTTGGCGGGCGGCGAGCTGGACGACTACCACCTGGCGCATGCCGCCCGCGCCGATCTGTGCCGCCGTCTGGGCCGTGTCGACGAGGCGCGCGCCGCCTACCAGCGGGCCCTGCAGCTGAGCCAGCAGGGCGCGGACCGGCAGTTCCTCGAGCGCCGGCTGGCCGAGTTGGCCGACGGCTGA
- a CDS encoding LysR substrate-binding domain-containing protein, whose protein sequence is MSRLPPLYALRAFEAAARHLSYTRAAEELVLTQSAVSRHIRTLEADFGCRLFERAGRGLRLTESGRLLLPGLRDGFAALEQACASLRSEEGVLRLKAPSTLTMRWLLARLSRFRLHHPDSEVQLTSAWMDVDKVDFQHEPFDCAVLLGDGSFPEDWHSALLFEEWLIPVCAPEAAAAGPWDLARLQAAEQLHPTPDRRDWRQWLQATGLSEQVPLKGGQVFDMLELGIVAAARGYGVSIGDLLLVAEDVAAGRLGLPWATAVSSGCSYYLVWPKARRGQERLRRLRDYLQAEVAAMRLPAVQRLRA, encoded by the coding sequence ATGAGCCGTTTGCCGCCGCTCTACGCCCTGCGCGCCTTCGAGGCCGCGGCGCGCCACCTGTCCTATACCCGCGCCGCCGAGGAACTGGTCCTGACCCAGAGTGCGGTGAGCCGGCACATCCGCACCCTCGAGGCGGACTTCGGTTGCCGCCTGTTCGAGCGCGCCGGCCGCGGCCTGCGCCTGACCGAGTCCGGGCGCCTGCTGTTGCCCGGCCTGCGCGACGGCTTCGCGGCGCTCGAGCAGGCCTGCGCCAGCCTGCGCAGCGAGGAGGGCGTGCTGCGCCTGAAGGCGCCCTCGACCCTGACCATGCGCTGGCTGCTCGCCCGGCTGTCGCGCTTTCGCCTGCATCACCCGGACAGCGAGGTGCAGCTGACCAGCGCCTGGATGGACGTCGACAAGGTCGATTTCCAGCACGAGCCGTTCGACTGTGCGGTGCTGCTCGGCGATGGCAGTTTCCCCGAGGACTGGCACAGCGCGCTGCTGTTCGAGGAGTGGCTGATCCCGGTCTGCGCCCCCGAGGCGGCCGCCGCCGGACCCTGGGATCTGGCCCGTCTGCAGGCCGCCGAACAGCTGCACCCGACCCCGGATCGCCGCGACTGGCGGCAGTGGCTGCAGGCCACCGGCCTCAGCGAGCAGGTGCCGCTCAAGGGCGGCCAAGTGTTCGACATGCTCGAGCTGGGCATAGTCGCCGCCGCGCGCGGCTACGGAGTGTCGATCGGCGACCTGCTGCTGGTCGCCGAGGATGTCGCCGCCGGCCGCCTCGGCCTGCCCTGGGCGACCGCGGTGTCCAGCGGCTGCAGCTACTACCTGGTGTGGCCCAAGGCGCGCCGCGGCCAGGAGCGCCTGCGCCGCCTGCGCGACTACCTGCAGGCCGAGGTGGCGGCCATGCGGTTGCCGGCGGTGCAGCGTCTGCGCGCTTGA